The nucleotide sequence GCTGACATTGGTGAGTGTCACCTCAGGTTGTCATGCTATcttgaaagaaaacatgataCATGATGACAAGTGTCTGTTAAGTAATTCATGCTGTTGTATATTGTacttttgggggggggggggggggggggaatacaATAAGTAATTCTAAAGCTGTCTTCTCTCAAGGAGTGggaagaaatatttaaaatctaatctaataaaatgttatatcaTCGTCTCTTTGGCAGGCTGTGGCAATGGCAAGTATCTCCACATCAACAAGGAGGTGTTCAAGCTGGGATGCGATGTTtgtcgccccctggtggactTTGCCTGGAGCCAAGGACACGAGGTCCAGATGTGCGATGGTCTGCATTTGCCTTACAGAGATGGCTGCTTCGACGCTGTGCTTTCTATTGCAGGTAATGGACACAGTGTTGTTGATTCCTCCCACTCAGTATCAAATCGCTCCTTCCATATGCAAGAAGCTGTGCTGCTGGCGCTTCCATTTACCTCAAATTAAATGAACTCATAATGATGATAAACATAATTTTACCACAAGCGTGTGTTGCTTAGTCAACAGTGGGAAATAATTCATGTCTGTCCTCCAACAAAAGAGTGTAATTAGGACTTAAGACAATAGCAGAAACCCACTCTATTAATTTATCTTGTGTGCCATTCAAAGTGTACATAATGTGTTTTGGTGACTGCAAGTGCTaaatgtgacacaacatcatAATTGATTCAATGCCTACTCACCACTCTGCTTAATTCTGACAAATTGATGTTTTTGTCACAGTCATCCATCACTTGTCCACCAAAGAGCGTCGTATTCGAGCAATAAAGGAAATGGCTCGCACCTTGCGGGTGGGTGGACGAATCATGATCTACGTGTGGGCCATGGAGCAGAAGCGTCGTAAATTTGAGAAACAGGACATCTTCGTTCCCTGGAACCCCAATCCTCACTTGCCCTCCAGCTTAAGCCTGGAACATGCCAAATTAAGAAGGAGGTGCGCAGCACAGAGCGTGAGTGAAGCCATAGACAGCAATGACAAGCACAGGAAGGTTAGAAGCACATCCTCAGTAGCAGACGAAGAAGAGCTGACCTGCACCACACCGCAGCAGAGAACACAGAGACTGTGGTTCTTTTCCAGGTCTCTGGACTCTGTGTTCGACTTTGGAAGTTTAGCCATTTCCCGGTCATCCTCCAGAGACTTGAGCACTTTATCTTCTCCCACAGGGGAAACCGAGGGGAACAAAGCCAGCCAGCTTGGGAGAGGACGAGGCCTCATCAAACAGGTCTCGAGCTTCTTTTACCCTCCATCTGTAATTGGATCAGAGGAGGACGTCTTTGACTCGGTCACAGATCTGCACAAGGGGCAAAAAGATCCTGGCGGTAACAACACTTGCACCAACTGCACAGAAAACGAGAGCGTCCCTGTATCTTTAGCACAGGAGTGTGGCTCTCTGGCTCTGCCAGACCTAGTTCCTTTCCAGAAAGAGCATCTGAAGCAGTCTGGAGAGGAGAGTGACGGCAGGCCACAGGAAAAAGAGCAGCAGGAAAGCACACAGAGTCCTCAGGGGAGTGAGGGGCAGGTGGAAGGCTCTTGCCTGAGGTACTATCACGTATTCAGGGAGGGAGAACTTGCAGAGCTGATAGAGAATCACGTTGAAGAGCTTCATGTCAAACACACCTACTTTGATCATGCAAACTGGTGTGTGGTGGCAGAGAAAGTTCAGTTATGGAAAATATAATTTTAGTTTGCATTGCCTCTGCCTCAAGTTTCAGCACTGAATCACACATTTGAAGATTATTGCATTCTTGTAACTGTAAAGTGTATTAATATACAGGCCCGCCATTGTTGAAGTTCCACATTTTTTGGATATGGCATTTTGACACTAGACTAAATCCACCATTGCTGCAATTCTCTACTTAACTGTTAAAAAGAATTCcaatttttttattctcttgtaCGTTTTTAGTAATCCTGGAACCAGATGTGTGACTGACCTATCCATATCTagcattaaatattattttagatGCTCAGAGGATGGTGGTGTTCAACAATGGCTACTACTGTATACcatatttttaaagtatttattacattttaagacAAGAAACCAACAAGCAGTATCCagatttcctgtgtgtgttctctcaaAGCGTCAAGCattaatttttattatcaaaCCTTGGTGAACTTCAGTGCTGCTAATAATTTTAGCTCTTTTAAAATAGCTTTTCTGCTAGGGAGATATTAAGAAATGCACTGTTTTCCTATGTGGAATTTTAATATTAGCCAATGAGGACAGAAGACAGAAGTATACTCTTCCATCTgctcttaaatgtttttatttgtttacagcGCAAAGTTCTTACTTTAGTCTTTGTCTGCCTGTTTTACAATTGCACGTTCCTAAACTCAGTGTACGAGGAGCTGTACTTGCAGCAGCTGTTGTGTACAATTTGTTGGGACTTTCTGTAAACTGCTCATGTGTAATCTATTATCAACACTATTATAAGAGCTCAAAAGTTGTGCAGAATATCTTCCAAAACATTTGTGCCAATTGCCTGCTGTTTTCTCCAAGATGTTGCCAGTATGTGCTTGATGTTGTTTATAATACTTATGTGTATTGTCTTGTGTTAAAGCTGAATATACCACTTGTGTGTTTCAGCAAATCCAACTGCCTCATATACTGTGAATAAACATTGCACTGTACCACAAGTATGTTGCTGCTTGATGTGAGTGAGTGACATAAAAATAGGGGAAACTTGAAACATACTGGTTATCTGTGCCCATTTTGCCAGGGAGGGTGTTACAGAATGTGTGGACCAACTGTATTTTGTGATCTGATGTAAatagtttgaatgtttttttctttattaaatatttttgttcatgAGTATTGTGGTGCATTTTCTGACATGAACACTGTTGATGTACAAATTAATGACAACCACAAATAGTAGAGTTCATTAGCTGAATATTTAATAGAAATACTGATACAGTATCTGTCATGAGGTATCCAGCAGGTTGTTGAATGCCTGATGCTTTCTTTAGACAACATCCCGCATTACAGAAAAATCACATGCAATAGTCTCAGAAGGACCAACATTTCGGAAAATGGACCCTATGTAGAGCAATTTTATCggctcattgtttttttcacaaacaTCTGTAATGGCAGGAGTCTTGGTTTATATGCAAAAGTTCACAGTTCAGAAACAAGAACAAGAGGTACTTCAGAAATCTATTATTACAAATATGTTCAGATAATCAACAATACACGGGATGGAGTGGAATCTGTTTTCAATTGTATAATGCATTGCCTTATATCTTTATCACAACTCCTTGATAAAATTAATTCATGTAGTGTTTCAAGTATATAAATTGGTTGGTATAAATATCCTAATTTTTTGCTTAATCCTCTTGATCATCTCGTGTCAGCGAATAAAAGTTCTACATCCCACACTCCCTCCATACCTAAAACATGAAGAACATCATTACTTCCTAACAAAGACAGGTAATAGACAGCAAATTTGTGTAATTCAAACATCTGTATTGAAAAGTTGCATTTAGTAACATCTGCTCAAACAGTTCTGTGTCCTTTACCTGAGTCGCTGCCCTGTGGACGATGGAGTGCCTGAGGGCCAGTTTGTCTATGTCTCTTGAGTACCCTCCTCCAATAACAGCAGCGACAGGAACACCTTTGCTCACCACTGTCTTCATCACATACAGGTCCCTCTGATACAGCCCTACAAGATACAACAGGTCATCCAAAGATGTCTGCAGATGATATGTAAATAAAGATACTTATGGGTCAAAGATATCACTCACCTTGGTCAGTTAGGCGGAGTCTCCCAAGTTCATCTTCCCAGTGGGGGTCAACACCGGCATCATACAGAACCAGGTCTGGATGAAATGTGTCTAGCAGCCAGGGAAGGTGCGCTTCAACTGTTAAGGTAAACATTTATCGTTAGTTGGTGGAAAcgtattcaaataaaataaatgtgaaaactcTGGGACTTAAATTGAGATTGTAGTGACTTGACTGTAACACTATTACTTAATCATTGTTTTACGTTAATTATTCTGTCTTATATTGACGTGCCTGAGGAGAGGTACTCCTTGTCTTCCAGTCCATCCTCCAAGCTGATATCGAGGTCACTCTGTTGTTTACGGAGTGGGAAGTTTTTCCCACAATGCACCgagaatgtaaacacacatggttcctctttaaatataaaagcagTGCCATCACCCTGTTGGATCCACAAGAAAGAAGCTTTACTTAAAGCTTACTTTACTGCTTATACATTAGAAACAAAGGAAATGTTAGAATTTGTGACATATTGGTCTGACTCTAAAACATGTTCAGTCTACCTGATGCACATCAAGATCCACAATCAGAACCTTTCTCTTGTGCGAGGAGTTCTCCATCAGGTATTTGGCTGCAACTGCTAAGTCATTGAGGAGGCAAAACCCTGAACCGTAGCTTGGAAACGCATGATGGGTTCCTCCTGCCGTACTGCAGGCCAGACCCCTCTGCAGAGCTACTTCAGCTGCAAGAACTGTCCCACCTGTCAACAAGAGAGAAGGTGAACCTGCTcgtgtggtgtggtgtgtgaTCCTTGCAGTCCAAGCTGACACATCAAAATTTTCCTCTCACCTGTTTCATATCGACAGCGTCTCACTATGCCTTCACTCCAGGGGAAGCCTGTCCTCCTCTGTTCTTGCTCATTTATTTTCCCATTAATGAAGTTGTTCAAGTATTCATCAGTGTGCACACACCT is from Scomber scombrus chromosome 5, fScoSco1.1, whole genome shotgun sequence and encodes:
- the hdac12 gene encoding uncharacterized protein SYNPCC7002_A1628; its protein translation is MTCIKQVFSKRPRLKGVRLFGAAFTSCRCLYTEKVRHESSGMPIVHHNKYVCELPPNHRFPMDKFPRVLHFLIKDQVITEKQVWVPEIASKDLLRCVHTDEYLNNFINGKINEQEQRRTGFPWSEGIVRRCRYETGGTVLAAEVALQRGLACSTAGGTHHAFPSYGSGFCLLNDLAVAAKYLMENSSHKRKVLIVDLDVHQGDGTAFIFKEEPCVFTFSVHCGKNFPLRKQQSDLDISLEDGLEDKEYLSSVEAHLPWLLDTFHPDLVLYDAGVDPHWEDELGRLRLTDQGLYQRDLYVMKTVVSKGVPVAAVIGGGYSRDIDKLALRHSIVHRAATQVWRECGM
- the trmt9b gene encoding probable tRNA methyltransferase 9B, whose product is MMEEAASQLERDHVHSVYDKIAPYFNDSRYKAWPKVRQFLLDLQPGSIIADIGCGNGKYLHINKEVFKLGCDVCRPLVDFAWSQGHEVQMCDGLHLPYRDGCFDAVLSIAVIHHLSTKERRIRAIKEMARTLRVGGRIMIYVWAMEQKRRKFEKQDIFVPWNPNPHLPSSLSLEHAKLRRRCAAQSVSEAIDSNDKHRKVRSTSSVADEEELTCTTPQQRTQRLWFFSRSLDSVFDFGSLAISRSSSRDLSTLSSPTGETEGNKASQLGRGRGLIKQVSSFFYPPSVIGSEEDVFDSVTDLHKGQKDPGGNNTCTNCTENESVPVSLAQECGSLALPDLVPFQKEHLKQSGEESDGRPQEKEQQESTQSPQGSEGQVEGSCLRYYHVFREGELAELIENHVEELHVKHTYFDHANWCVVAEKVQLWKI